TTCGGGGCTTTCCTCCATTCCTACTGGGCCTGTGACTGTAAACCAGGCACCCATTCAGCCTGCCCCCATCAACACCGCCCTGAAGGTCGCCCCGGCCCCATCCGTTTCTATGTCGCCTTCTACTCCAGTGACCGGCACCAAGCGCAAGAACTCGGCAAATTCAACCCAAGACAGCGCCGAGGAGGCTAGTCGCCAAATGGCCGAAGAAGACAAGCGCCGCCGTAACACCGCTGCCAGTGCTCGTTTCCGtgtgaagaagaagcagcgcGAGGCCGCTCTCGAGCAGACCGTCAAGGAGACCACCGAAAAGAATGACATTCTTGAGGCTCGCGTGTCTCAGCTCGAGCTGGAAAACCACTGGCTCCGTGGTCTGATCATGGAGAAGAATGATGCCGACGAGCAGTCTGAGCAAGATATCTCGGACATGTTCAAGAAGTTTTTGGCCTCACAGAAGGCTACTAGCTCAAGTATTTCCGACCTGAAGCGCGGTGTGGGCACTCTTGTATGAAGCATTTGCTCCATGCTGAAagtagaagaaaaaaatcgttacgaaaaaggaaaaaaaaaagaagccccAGTCTTGTTTGATTGCCTTGCTACTCTACTCTGCTGCTTTGGGTGGTGACTGTCCTGTGGGCTTTTTCCTGTTAGCCCCGCCTCACTATCTTTGCTTTCATGTTCAGTGTGTTCTTTTTCCAGCGATTTTCTTGGTTTTCTAGCAGCCAGAGCTACTTCAGATTTTACCATCTGTAGGTCGAGGGGGTGGTGGGTGGATGAGTGATGTGTCTTCACGGCAGTTTTATTTAGATTCAACTATTCTTGCGTTTGAGCCCTGTTTTTACAATCGTCAACTTCgcgtacaacatagaagaTCCACCGAATCCTAGGGCCATTAAAATCCCGACTTCAATCTACACGTTACATCTACCAACTACATTCATTATATATATGTTTGGTAGACCGACATAtcttggcattgacaaccgacCGGCCCACCCGGTAAGCTCCACCGCAACCGGCTTTGCAGAATTCTACGAAAGAGAATGGATCATTGCCTCCTTCAATCCCCGGACTATTAAACAATGCTAGACTTCCTCAAACGCGCCCTAAGGAAACCACACGCAGACGTGTACGGTCTAGACCATGCCATCCTCAACATACAGCTGCCATTGCAGAGGATGTGGATGAACATGGGGTACTGGGAGGTAAGTTATCTGAGACAAAGACCATTTAAAACAAATGTCTCACGCAAGTCAATCTATTCGAATACACCTTGACCCTCTTCCTAGCACACAAATGACTTTCCAGAAGCCTGCCAAGCGCTCCTAGATCAGGTTCTCACGGCTGCGCTATCAACAGAGAAGGCGTCTGCCGTGAGAATCCTGGATGTTGGGTGTGGATGTGGTGATCAGTCGTTGTATCTGACGACGATTTTAAATGGCGCTTCTCCTACATCCCAGTCCGGTTTTGAATCTGGGACTGGGACCGGGACAGCAACCCCTGCCCCGATTCCCAGCATCACGTCTGATATCCAACCAACAGAGTCAGTTCTGCGGTCTCGACATAGCAAGAACAAGCTGCAatctccctcttctctgCGCCTAGATGCCTATATTGGGGTCACGCTGGTACCCGCGCAGGCCGCCCTCGGCTCACGCCGCATTCGCCATATGCAGCGAGAAAGCGAGGACTTTATCCAAGCAGAAATCTATTGTGCAGACGCTGCAGTCCCCAGCTCTTGGACTGGGGAGTTGAAAAAATCAATCACAGCCTTTGGAGACACGTCAATCAACCAGAATGAAAACGAAGACACATCTACATGGCTCTTGGCCCTAGATACGTTATATCACTTTCGCCCCTCGCGCCTTCCTCTTCTTACCTATGCACAAAACACCCTCAACGCCTCATTCATGGCCTTTGACTTGATATTATCTAATGGCATAACTTGGTACGAAAAGATCCTCCTCCGACTCGTGTGCTGGGGAACGAACTCTCCATTTGGGAATTTCATCACCGAGAAGGAATATGTGGAGCTCCTTGTTAAAGCTGGTTATAATCCAGCCTCTATTGAGATCCGAGATGTCTCGCAGCACGTTTTTGGCGGGTTGGCGGGATTCATTAAGCGCAGGGCTGAGGAGGCAAGGCCCTATGGGATAAAACTAGGAAAGTTCCGCGCGGTAAGCTTTGTGTTTGAGTGGTGGGCCAAGGGGAGGGTTGTCAGGGGTATTGTTGTTGTTGCAAGGAAGGATTAAGCGCTTGAATGGTCTAGTAGGCTGCATTGTGTGTCTGGTATTATGTTGAGATAGCCGCTGGGCTCGGTGCCAGTTTTCCTGGTTTGACAGGCCTCCCCTAGCTGTTTAGGTGGCTCTCTATTTGTGTATAGAGAATCAagttttcttctctccctccTTGCTATAACATAGTATTTAAGCTGGGAGCGAATCAAGTCTCAACTCAAAAGGCGACCTTGTCACCTGTGTCTCAAATGATGAGCTATGATGTATGTCGGCTAGAAGAAAGGATAGGCCCAACCGACATACTCCGATGTAATGCCCGATaaagaaaatgaagaaaCTTAGCCAATCCATCCACTTGATACTTCTACTCTACTTGACCAGACAGTTCTACCATGCTGTAAATAGCCCAGCTCCTCGGCCTTGCGTTGTCAATTGAGCAATGAGAAAGGCCATCATCTTTTTCGACATGGTTCGATTGAGATATTCATCCAAAAAGAAGCTCTTGCTACTTTGCCTGACTCAAATCTCTAGCCACAGGCAGCTCGCTAGATTAAAGGGACCAATGGAGGCCCAGCGAATAGCCTTCAAATCAGAATAAGCAATCTGCGACAGAAGATGTGCCTGCATCTAGCCCTTCAGATGCCCCCCATACGGGTCTATACTACCGACACCGACGTAAGCTTTTTTTGATTTAATTTTATTATTGTTTTTCCATTTAGACCTGAAAACCGACAGTCGATTATTTGGGCATTGACGTGGACGGTTTTAATATGATGAAGCACCTCATATTTGGGAAATACACATGCCAATCATTCAATGTTGTGGCTGTTAGAGATGAGGTTGCTATCGtgcaaaaaaaaccccaaagGACAGAGAAATTTGGAAAGCCCGCCGAAGACTTCCCTTAACAAGCATTTTGTTTCAGAGATTGCCTTGACTGCATAGCGCTTCTCCATAAATAACTGGCAGTGGCTCCTTACCTTCGGCCCTAAGACACCGGGAGTGTCAAACCGAGCAGCGCCACACCACCATGGTATCCCGCCCTACGTCTCGTAGTTTTTTCCAAACCCCATCATCCAAGTAGACTTTACATTTGCCAATGTCTTCGTAGATCCAGACACTTTTAGGATGATATCCAATACCGACTGGTAACATAAAGTCATTGTTCCCTTATCTCTTATTGCTGGACATTCTAGAATGTTCCCACAATATCCACCAGCTTGTCTTGAGAATCAGGAACCAGGAAATTAACCTCTCGAATATTCCAAGATTAACACCCAGGGACAAGCTGGGATTGACCATCACCTTCAAAGAAGCTGTCTACCGTATCGATACCGTGAATCTAATAGCACAGTCGACAAACTACACTCAGGAGCTCTACAAGACCGGATAGTCTTCCGAGCCAGCAGCTTGTAGAATATTCCGGGTGAAAATGGTGGGGAGGCCAAAATCCGCTGAATGGCGCGCGGCTTCGGCACCGTGCCAATTCGAGGGCCCGCAATGAGGTCTGGGTAGGGTGGCTTGCAAAAATGCTTTAGAATTGACACTATACAACCCATTTAAAGACCATGATTTCCGTTTAATTTACTTTAGAGCTGGTCTCGGAGATTTTTCTTTGCTATTTTGAGTTTCTAGATTTTCTCCAATCACTTTAAAAGTGAGACATGTCCGACGATCAGGGTTTAGAGGATGTGCTACGACTTCACCAAAGCGGGATTTCCACTTCCTCTTCACTCTATACCCCCTTTCACCTTGATTcctctcttttctctctctccgaTCGGTTTGTTCTCTCACTCCGTAATACAAACCTGTCCTCAAATTTTCAGTAACACCCCCGACTATGTTATAATCATGTCAGACCTAGGGATCATCCTCACCTCCTTACGCGAGATTCTGACTCTAATGATAGCTTCGCCATCGAGTAAATTTCTGGGCCCGCACGGAAGTGAGTATCTAGTGGCTAAGCAGAATacctacggagtagaaaccGGAGATTAACACAACATATCGCTCCTATAGGCTATAGCTCCCTACGCTTGCCGGAAACCGTGCTAGGACCACCACGATAAACGCTAAGCATACGGATTCCCTTCGGTTACCTGAACCAACCCACATCTTTACAATATATTAGTGTCTATATGAGTGGCGGACGATAAGCAATTGTGATGAGTTGAAATTACACGTGGGATGAACTTCCTGGCAGAGAGGCCTCTCCAGAATCTTCTGTTCGATTCTCAGAGGAGAAAGCTCAAGATTGTGAAAAGACCGCTACATGTTTCAGAAAATGGCTGGGCACATAGTGACTTGTTTACCCACGCTATTGAGATAAACAAGTCTTTCGGGGTTTCCTTAAAAAATAGTATGATCTCAAAAGATATGACCAAGAATGGCGGTTCTAGGATCATGAAGAAATGTGATGCATTGTTCATTGTTTTACGAAGTAGCCGTACtcggtacggagtatatcACTAGTGGGtgctactccgtaccttgTGGAGAGTAGATACCCAATCTCCACTCCAGCCCTGAAAGGCATATGGTACGACATACCTAGGTACATCAAGGATATGGATCATGCTGCTCTTGTATCGACATAATCTCTACTCAATCCTATACTAAATTGCCAGTAATCAGTAGTAACCTTCCAAGCTTGATAGCCACTTATATAGTCACcttggcaaaaaaaaacccctgtAAGCCTCTCGCGTGGCGGTCTGAATCAGGATGACGCACTTCGTAAAGAGGCGGTGGCACTTGACTCCGGAGTTATTTGCTTCAATTCCGAGCTCCTAAGAGAAATATCAAACACTTGGCTATTCAAATTGACAAAATTCTCATAATAAATATCATCATCTACTGGATATGGGATGTTAATTACTAATCGCTTAGGAAGGTCTCATCGTTTGGAAGTTCCGTTTTTGGCCGATAAGTTCGGCAGATTGTTCAAAGCTGAAGCCGCTTAGTGGTGGGTCTAGACGATCATAGTTGCATTCGGCGTTACTTTTTGGTCAAATTTTTTATAAACAAACTGCCCGCGCTTGGATGGCGAAAAACGCCTTTTCCCCCCCTACATATTTCAGGCACTTGGTACCTTTCCGATCTTTCTGACAGTTCCAAcaggggaaaaaagaaactgCAGCCTAAAAGATCTGCAAAGATCGGCCCCGATCACAATTCCCGAATTGATAAAGCGGTCATCTTTGGCAATATGGCCGATCGGCTGCCTGAGGCCGAAAGGTCGCATCTATCGAGTGAAAAGCCACAGAACTCAGCTGAGCTAGAGAGACACACTACGTCAAACTCTCTTGGATCGTCGACTGGCTCGAGCATCTCCTCTGCATATGACCCGCAGGTGCATAGACTGCAATCACGGAACACAGAGCTGGACTTGGAACGTAATCGGACTGGGACATCGATAGCATTGAGCAGGACTGAGACGCAACGCGCCCAACATGCCCTCACCGTGGGTGAGAGTATTCGGTCACGACCGTCGCGGGCTCCATTGCCAGCTTTTGGTGGAGGCAAGCCCTACCCTCCACCTCTCCCTGAACAAGAGGATTACGTTGTGGAGTTCGATGGGCCAGATGATCCATTATACCCGTTGAACTGGCCTGTGAAGAAGAAGTGAGTCATTTCACTATGATTGTCCACATTGTACTGCGCATTAAACATGCAGCATTTGTTCTCCGACACTAACTTGTCCAATCTCTAGATGCTACATTAGTGCCATCCTCGCCTTCACCAGTATTTGCTCCACTTTCGATTCCGCCGtttttagttcttcgtctaGACATGTCTCGAGCCACTTTGGCGTCGGCCTCGAAGTTGCCGTGCTCTCCAGCTCTCTTTACATCGTCGGCTATGCCTCGGGTCCCTTGATTTGGGCTCCCCTATCTGAACTTAAGGGCCGTCGTATCCCCATTATCATGGCTATGTTCGGATTTGGCGTCTTCAACATCGCAGTGGCAGTCGCGAAAGACCTGCAAACACTCATGATCTGCCGATTCTTCTGTGGTATCTTCGGCAGTTGTCCCTTGGCAGTTGTGGCTGCTGTGTTCTCTGATATTTGGGATAACCGCACCCGTGGTGTTGCTATTGCCATGTTCTCCTCAACGGTGTTCCTGGGCCCTCTGCTAGCACCTTTCATCGGAGGTTTCATTAACATGTCCTATCTCGGCTGGCGCTGGACCGCCTATATCCCCGCAATTATGGGCTTCGCCGCTTTCCTCCTGAacatcttttttttgaagGAGTCCTATCCACCTGTTGTCCTAATTGCCAAGGCCTCGGAGCTACGTCGCCGAACCAAAAACTGGGGAATACATGCGAAGCAAGAGGAAATCGAGATCGACCTTCGAGAGCTGATCATCAACAACTTCTCTCGCCCGCTTCGACTGCTATTTAATGAGCCATTGATTCTAGCCGTCACTGTTTACTTGAGTTTTATCTACGGGTTACTCTATTGCTTCTTGACCGCATACACTCTGGTCTTCCAGGGTGTGTACGGCATGAATGCTGGCGTTGGAGGTCTTCCACTCTTCGGCATGGTAGTGGGCCTGTTCTCCGCCGCGACTTACATCATCATCTCTAGCAAGGCCTACAATAAGAAACTCGACAAGAACGGTGGTATCCCTATCCCCGAGTGGCGTCTCCCACCCGTGATAGTTGGCGGTGCTCTCTTCGCCGCGGGGCTCTTCTGGTTTGGATGGACTGGCTTCAATGGCACCATCCACTGGATCGTGCCCACTCTGAGTGGTCTATTCACCGGATTTGGCCTTCTAATCATTTTCATCCAACTGTTCAATTATCTGATTGATACATAtcttatgttgtatgtcATACTCTCCGTTCCTTCAAAGTTTTATGGGCTTATCTAACATACTATCTACAGCGCTGCATCAGCTATCGCAGCAAACACGTTTTGTCGCTCAATGGTGGCAGCTAGCTTCCCGCTTTTCTCACGCCAGATGTTCAATGGAATGGGTATCCAGTGGGCTGCGACACTTCTCGGATGCCTCGCAGCCGTCCTTGTTCCCATTCCCATTGGATTCTACTTCTTCGGTAGGAGACTGAGAATGAAGAGCAAGTTTGCGCCATTTTATGAAGCTGTCCAGGAAGGGCACGCGTCTGAGGAGGCCGAAGAATAGGTGGAGGAGACTGTTCACCGACAATGAACATATAATCGGACTTGTTTCTGTATAAACATCATGTTCCCATTAGGGAAAGTAATTATGAATAGTTAATGTTTTAGCGGCTATGTTTCTGCATCTTTGAGGAGCTATAGTGATTCAAATGTCAACTCTGAAAATGAAATTATATATTACATGATAACTTTTTCCTCTTTAGGACTTGTCTCAATTTGTGTGGACATGAAGGACAATTAAGCTATCGTTTGTATAGAGGCAAGGCCTTCTTCCTGCTTAGCAGGCTAGGATACCGATTTACCTGACAAGCTAACACTTTTCCTGCCCGCATAGATTCTTTTGCCAAACTAACATTTCAGCGGTACTACATTACCCTGCTTTTCCCCCccgcactactcaccgggctgcagaatagatcctacaggggtatagataaggcgaccgcgtctaaagctttccaagtctggcaggaatcactcccaccc
Above is a genomic segment from Penicillium digitatum chromosome 3, complete sequence containing:
- a CDS encoding BZIP transcription factor (MetR), putative, whose product is MANYNGRRIPNFSQYLDDLNAIPSPYDQAQQQQQQQSTFNDEDLALFTNTEFFEFDKFTDFGGLPPFSPEDEKHEVISDQSAQDLKFLDFLNAEGLNGLTDYQPDLTRSNVQLPMHNAHFSGLSSIPTGPVTVNQAPIQPAPINTALKVAPAPSVSMSPSTPVTGTKRKNSANSTQDSAEEASRQMAEEDKRRRNTAASARFRVKKKQREAALEQTVKETTEKNDILEARVSQLELENHWLRGLIMEKNDADEQSEQDISDMFKKFLASQKATSSSISDLKRGVGTLV
- a CDS encoding methyltransferase domain-containing protein, with amino-acid sequence MLDFLKRALRKPHADVYGLDHAILNIQLPLQRMWMNMGYWEHTNDFPEACQALLDQVLTAALSTEKASAVRILDVGCGCGDQSLYLTTILNGASPTSQSGFESGTGTGTATPAPIPSITSDIQPTESVLRSRHSKNKLQSPSSLRLDAYIGVTLVPAQAALGSRRIRHMQRESEDFIQAEIYCADAAVPSSWTGELKKSITAFGDTSINQNENEDTSTWLLALDTLYHFRPSRLPLLTYAQNTLNASFMAFDLILSNGITWYEKILLRLVCWGTNSPFGNFITEKEYVELLVKAGYNPASIEIRDVSQHVFGGLAGFIKRRAEEARPYGIKLGKFRAVSFVFEWWAKGRVVRGIVVVARKD
- a CDS encoding MFS multidrug transporter, putative, whose translation is MADRLPEAERSHLSSEKPQNSAELERHTTSNSLGSSTGSSISSAYDPQVHRLQSRNTELDLERNRTGTSIALSRTETQRAQHALTVGESIRSRPSRAPLPAFGGGKPYPPPLPEQEDYVVEFDGPDDPLYPLNWPVKKKCYISAILAFTSICSTFDSAVFSSSSRHVSSHFGVGLEVAVLSSSLYIVGYASGPLIWAPLSELKGRRIPIIMAMFGFGVFNIAVAVAKDLQTLMICRFFCGIFGSCPLAVVAAVFSDIWDNRTRGVAIAMFSSTVFLGPLLAPFIGGFINMSYLGWRWTAYIPAIMGFAAFLLNIFFLKESYPPVVLIAKASELRRRTKNWGIHAKQEEIEIDLRELIINNFSRPLRLLFNEPLILAVTVYLSFIYGLLYCFLTAYTLVFQGVYGMNAGVGGLPLFGMVVGLFSAATYIIISSKAYNKKLDKNGGIPIPEWRLPPVIVGGALFAAGLFWFGWTGFNGTIHWIVPTLSGLFTGFGLLIIFIQLFNYLIDTYLMFAASAIAANTFCRSMVAASFPLFSRQMFNGMGIQWAATLLGCLAAVLVPIPIGFYFFGRRLRMKSKFAPFYEAVQEGHASEEAEE